A region of Paenibacillus thiaminolyticus DNA encodes the following proteins:
- a CDS encoding glycosyltransferase family 2 protein has translation MEHPLVSVVIPAYNRPHTLKIAIDSVLEQTYPNIEIVICDDSSNNEVQQMLEAAYLPSYPQIKYHKNEKNLFLENWHKCFDLASGEYINYLMDDDVFHKEKISKMLFFFNEFENITLVTSYRQTMNESGSFLPPIAATVRLYEETRVMDGQTLGNIALTRCLNVIGEPTTVLFKKADLTEPFGVYRGKQYSLINDMAAWLSLLSKGKAVYIPEALSYFRLHASQNNSVLGFKAFSEWLDIAIASREEGFLDTEELYKTALLAYRVRVQGYPQFAADIERIDTILNTIE, from the coding sequence TTGGAACATCCGTTGGTTAGTGTCGTGATTCCTGCTTATAACCGGCCCCATACGTTAAAAATCGCCATCGACAGCGTACTTGAACAAACCTACCCGAATATCGAAATCGTCATTTGCGACGACAGCTCCAATAACGAAGTGCAACAAATGCTGGAAGCGGCTTATCTGCCGTCTTATCCCCAGATTAAATACCATAAAAACGAGAAAAACCTGTTTCTTGAAAACTGGCACAAATGCTTCGACCTGGCCTCGGGGGAATATATCAATTACTTGATGGATGACGACGTATTTCATAAAGAAAAGATCTCTAAAATGCTTTTCTTTTTTAACGAATTCGAAAACATCACGCTAGTTACGTCCTACCGGCAAACCATGAATGAATCGGGGAGCTTTCTTCCCCCTATCGCCGCAACGGTCAGACTCTATGAAGAGACAAGAGTGATGGATGGACAAACGCTGGGGAACATCGCATTAACCCGTTGCTTAAATGTGATCGGCGAACCGACGACCGTATTGTTTAAAAAAGCAGACCTTACCGAACCGTTCGGAGTGTACCGGGGAAAGCAATACTCGCTGATCAACGATATGGCTGCCTGGTTATCGCTCTTGTCCAAAGGAAAAGCGGTTTATATTCCGGAAGCGCTCAGCTATTTTCGATTACATGCCAGCCAAAACAACAGCGTGCTTGGCTTTAAAGCGTTCAGCGAATGGCTCGATATCGCGATCGCCTCCAGAGAGGAGGGGTTTCTGGACACGGAGGAGTTGTACAAAACCGCCCTTCTTGCTTACCGCGTACGCGTGCAGGGATATCCGCAATTTGCAGCAGACATTGAGCGGATCGATACAATCTTGAATACGATAGAGTGA
- a CDS encoding glycosyltransferase, which yields MSSDFIPLLTVHLFLTDKISKDKLKEPILGLEENHITVKMYGPDDPLVGAGPRKPRVYVSIGDDWEPFATLRSLPIQEKKRWLHFHSPDELESHKLFYCWIRATDPLPENKAVPPARFSSDTPLISVFTASYRSKERIQRPYRSLVNQTYPNWEWVIVDDSGDNEETYKNDLLPLKDPRVRRYRQDSRNGYIGALKRYAAGLCTGEILVEVDHDDDLMPDCLEKIVRTFQENPECGFVYGDCTEVYAENLHAHWYGWDCGFGYSVSYRVWLREMNRWQNAQRHTTINGNTVRHLVGLPNHPRAWSRDCYHLVGGHRDELLVADDYDMLIRTFLCSKFAAVPDLLYIQYRNERGNNTTFLRNKQIQILVRELERVYHDRIHSRLTELELPEHLPYCRIWETSVHDPARKTAHVIHEDTSRVAILFPIPYSHPETEHTQLRKVFQRGMELGFKNTEVIVVGRIPKEVEFFASQAPAGAIRWWPMEPDDSLETCIQYAKYCASCKEKVVVMP from the coding sequence TTGTCATCGGACTTCATTCCTTTATTGACGGTTCATCTGTTTTTGACAGACAAGATTTCGAAAGATAAATTGAAAGAACCAATCTTGGGGTTGGAAGAAAACCACATCACCGTAAAAATGTATGGGCCTGATGATCCATTAGTCGGTGCCGGCCCCCGGAAGCCGCGTGTCTATGTGTCCATCGGAGATGATTGGGAGCCTTTTGCAACCCTAAGATCGCTGCCTATTCAGGAAAAAAAACGTTGGCTGCACTTCCATTCTCCGGACGAATTGGAATCGCATAAATTGTTTTACTGCTGGATCAGAGCGACGGATCCTCTCCCCGAAAACAAAGCCGTTCCTCCTGCCCGTTTTTCTTCCGATACGCCTCTCATATCCGTGTTCACGGCCAGCTACAGGTCAAAAGAAAGAATTCAACGTCCTTATCGATCGCTTGTAAATCAAACTTACCCGAACTGGGAATGGGTCATTGTGGACGATTCCGGAGATAACGAGGAGACTTACAAGAATGACTTGCTTCCTTTAAAAGACCCTCGCGTGCGCAGATATCGCCAGGATTCCCGCAATGGCTATATTGGGGCGCTCAAAAGGTATGCCGCAGGTCTTTGTACAGGGGAAATCTTAGTAGAGGTGGATCATGACGACGACCTGATGCCCGATTGCCTGGAGAAGATCGTTCGAACATTTCAGGAAAATCCCGAATGCGGCTTTGTGTACGGGGATTGCACCGAGGTGTACGCAGAGAACCTTCATGCGCATTGGTACGGCTGGGATTGCGGTTTTGGATACAGCGTATCTTATCGGGTATGGCTGCGTGAAATGAACCGCTGGCAAAATGCGCAGAGGCATACGACGATCAACGGCAATACCGTACGCCACTTGGTCGGGCTGCCGAATCATCCCCGCGCATGGTCCCGGGATTGTTATCATCTGGTCGGGGGTCATCGCGATGAGTTGCTGGTGGCCGATGATTACGACATGCTGATTCGGACGTTTCTTTGTTCCAAGTTCGCGGCCGTTCCCGATTTACTCTATATCCAATATCGGAACGAACGAGGAAACAACACCACTTTCCTAAGAAATAAGCAGATTCAGATCTTGGTCAGAGAACTGGAACGGGTATACCACGATAGAATTCATTCGAGGCTGACCGAGCTGGAGCTGCCGGAGCATCTGCCGTACTGCCGCATATGGGAGACCTCCGTACACGATCCCGCCCGCAAAACGGCTCATGTCATTCATGAAGATACTTCCCGAGTTGCGATATTGTTCCCGATTCCTTACTCTCATCCGGAAACGGAGCATACTCAATTAAGAAAAGTCTTCCAAAGGGGGATGGAGTTGGGCTTTAAGAACACCGAGGTTATCGTTGTGGGCCGTATCCCCAAGGAAGTGGAGTTTTTCGCTTCCCAAGCGCCTGCAGGGGCGATCCGCTGGTGGCCGATGGAACCGGACGATTCATTGGAGACTTGTATCCAATATGCGAAGTATTGCGCATCCTGTAAAGAGAAAGTGGTTGTGATGCCTTAA